The genomic window ATGACGCCGCCATTCAACGGGCCGGGCTACTGCGGGTACGCGACACCCACGAACTGTTTTCGGCGGTAGAAACCTTAAGCCATATGAGCCCCCTGCGCGGCGAACGCTTAATGATCATCAGCAACGGTATTGCGCCCGCCGCGCTGGCGCTGGATGAGCTGTTGCGCCGCCACGGCCGGTTGGCGGAGCCGGATGACGCCACCCTGGCGGCGCTGGCGCACGCGTTACCGGCGACGTTAACACCCGGCAATCCGCTGGATCTCGCCGACGATGCAACACCGGCGCGTTACCGCGCCGCGCTGTCGGCGCTATTGGGCAGTAAGGATTTCGATGCGCTGCTGATAATCCATGCTCCGAGCGCCGCCGCGCCCAGCAGCGAAACCGCCCGCGAGGTGATTGCCACGCTGGCCGATGCCACCCGCTCCGGGCCGGTTAACCTGCTGACCAACTGGAGCGGCGAGTATTCTTCTCAGCAGGCGCGCCGCCTGTTCACCGAGGCGGGAGTGCCCACCTACCGTACCCCTGAAGGGGCCGTGACAGCCTTTATGCACATGGCGGAATACCGGCGCAATCAGCGGCAACTGATGGAAACGCCAGCGCTGCCGGCCGGGTTGACCGTCGATGCCGCCCACGTCCACCAGATGATCCGCGAAGCGCTGGATCAGGGCATTACCCGACTGGAAACCCACGAAGTCAGGCCCATCGTTAAAGCCTATGGTATCAAGACATTGCCCACCTGGATCGCCGCCGACAGCGACGACGCGGTACGGCTCAGCGAAGGACTCGGCTATCCGGTGGCGCTAAAACTGCGGTCCGCCGATATCGCGCATAAATCCGACGTGCAGGGGGTGATACTCGCGCTACGCAACGCGGCGGAAGTGGCGCAGGCGGCCAGCGCGATGCTTGAGCGCGCGGCGATCACCTATCCCATGGCGCGCATTGAAGGGCTGGCGGTACAAAGCATGGCCAGCCGCGCCGGCACGCAGGAACTACGCATCAGCGTAGAACAAGACTCGGTATTTGGCCCGCTTATCCTGTTAGGCGATGGCGAAAGCGACTGGCGCGCGGGGGCGCCGGTGGCGGTAGCATTACCGCCGCTCAATATGGCGCTGGCGCATCATTTGGTGCTACAAGGGTTAAAGATGGGCGCCCTGCGCAACAACCGCCCGCTGTATCCCTTGGATCTAGCGGCGCTCAGCCAATTGCTGGTGCAAGTCTCCGATCTGGTGGTAAATTGCCCGGAAATCACCGCGCTGAATATCCATCCGCTGCTGGCCTGCGGCAGCGATATGACGGCGCTGGATGTCAGCTTGCAATTAAGCGAGTACCACGGCGATCCCGGTGCACGGCTGGCCATCCGCCCCTATCCGCGTCAGCTGGAATCGGTCGTCACGCTAACCAACGGGCAGCGCTGTTTGTTCCGACCGATTTTGCCGGAAGATGAACCACTGCTGAAAGCCTTCATCGGCCTGGTGACCCGCGAGGATCTCTATTACCGCTATTTCAGCGAAATTAGCGAATTTACCCATGAAGATTTGGCATATATGACGCAAATCGACTATGATCGTGAAATGGCGTTTGTGGCTGTCATACAACAGCAGGATCGTGAAGTTATCATCGGTGTTACCCGCGTCATCGCCGATCCTGACAATACCGATGCGGAATTCACGGTACTGGTACGTTCCGATTTGAAAAAACTGGGGCTTGGGCGCATGCTGCTGGAAAAGATGATTGATTACGCCCGCGCCCACGGTCTGCAGCGGTTGACCGCTATCACCATGCCCAACAACCGCGGCATGATAACGCTAGCGCGCAAATTAGGGTTTACGGTGGATATTCAATTGCAGGACGGTATCGTCGCGCTGGCTCTGGCGCTGGAACCGGCTACAGCATGAATTCCGCCGATAGCGGGCAAGGATTAGCCGGGCAGTTGAAACATGCCCACAATCAACAGAAGTAGTGATATTATGATCGATTCAACGCAAATATTTGTTTGCATAGGGTCATTCCAACCTTCGATGATAAGAGAAGAAGCGCACTGTGATGTTGTCAACTTCTAAACGCAGTAAACACCAACAACACCTTGCACAACTGCCAAAAATCCCTCAGACGGTTGCAGATGTTAAAACGCTTTACAGCCCTGAAGATTTCTATCATGCGCTCATACAGGCCATCGCCGGCGCCCGGCGACGAATCTATCTGGTCGCATTGTATCTGGAGCAGGATCAGGGCGGTCAACGAGTGCTTGAAGCCGTTTATGACGCCAAACGTAACGATCCATCGCTGGATGTAGCGATTCTGGTTGACTGGCACCGGGCGCAACGCGGTCGTATCGGTGCCGCCGCCGCTGATACCAATGCCGACTGGTACTGCCGTATGGCGCAAGCGCATCCCGGCGTGGACGTGCCGGTCTTCGGCGTACCAGTCAATACCCGCGAAGCGCTGGGCGTCCTGCACTTGAAAGGCTTTATTATCGACGCCCAGGTGATTTACAGCGGCGCCAGCCTGAACGATGTTTATCTGCATCAGCAGGATAAATATCGCTACGATCGTTACCAGATTATCCGTAATCCCTCCCTGGCCGACACGCTACTTGCCTACATCAAACAACAATTGCTCACGGCGCCGGCGGTAAACCGGCTGGATAACGTCGCCCGGCCAAAAAGCCTCGAGATCAAAAATGATACCCGCCTGTTTCGCCAAACCCTGCGTGAAACCGGCTATCGCTATCAAGGTGAAGCAGGTCCGAATGAATTGGCCATTACCCCGTTAGTGGGATTGGGCAAGCAAAGCCCGCTGAACAAAACGATTCATCATTTACTGTGTTCCACCCGCGACACCTTGACGCTGTGTACGCCCTATTTCAACTTACCGGCTCTGCTGGTGCGGGATTTAATCGGTCTGCTGCGTCTGGGCAGGCAGGTGGAAATCATTGTCGGCGATAAGACCGCCAACGATTTTTATATCCCTGAAGATCAGCAGTTCAAGATTATCAGCGCCCTGCCGTATTTGTACGAAATCAATTTGCGCCGTTTTCTTAGCCGCCTGCAGCGGTATGTGGACAACGGTCAATTGGTGGTACGTCTGTGGAAGGACGACGACAACAGTTACCATTTGAAAGGCGTATGGGTAGACGAGGAGTGGCAATTGCTGACCGGCAATAACCTCAACCCGCGTGCCTGGCGGCTTGATTTGGAAAATGCGCTGCTTATTCACGATCCCGCACAGGCGTTGCACCCGCAGCGTGAGAAAGAGCTCAACCGGATCCGCACCCACACCCAGGTAGTGCGGCATTTTACCGAACTTGAGAGCATCGCCGATTATCCGGTTAAAGTCCGCAAGCTTATCCGCCGATTGCGTCGGATCCGCATTGACCGTTTAATTAGCCGGATCCTCTAAACCGAGATGCCCTCTCCCGGCGGCGACGCTTTCTGGAGCGTTATGTCGCCAGTGCCAGCAGGAACCCATTGATGCATAGAGGCCGCCGTTTATCGTTACCCGTGTTGTGGCTGTTACCACTGCTGTGGTGCACAGGCTGCAGCCACCTGGCACAGGACAATTGGACCGGTCGCGACAAGACCCAGCACTTTGTTGGCTCTGCCCTGCTGGCGGTGGCCGGCAGCGCGATCGCCGAGCATCAATCGGCCTCGCCCGCACACAGTCGTAATATTGGTTTTGAGCTGTCTATCACCTTCGGCGCGCTAAAAGAGGCCTGAGACAGCCGGCCCGGAGGCACCGGCTGGAGCTGGAAGGACTTTACCTGGGACGTTGCCGGCGCCGCCGCCGGCTACAGCCTGTATGCCCTGAGCAACTAGCCTATCACCGCTATGTACCGCACGGCGGATGATGACCCTCCCTCTTTCCCGTTGCATCATCAGGTTGGCGCGTTAATTCTTTCCCCCGGCGCTCGCGGCGTTAATTCCGGCGGGCCAGCCTGAGACACCGGTGGGTCGCGTTCCCGGCGGATGCCTTTGGTTAATTCCCCTCTGGCACGATGTTAGCGGCGACGATTGCAGAGACAAAACGCGCCGTTATCTGCTGCGGACGGGTAATAGCCCCGCCCACCACACCGCATGACAGCCCAATGCCAGGCAACGTGCCGCCATTTCCGGCGTCAATACATTACCTTCGGCGATAACCGGTCGGCTGACCGCCGCCAGCACCTCGCGCAGGAAAGCAAAATCCTGCTCGGCCAGCATCCGCCCCCGGCTCTCTTCGGTATAACAATAAAGCGTCATGCCAATGACATCAAAACCCAGTTGTTCGGCCTGACGCGCTTGGGCCACGCTTGCAATGTCGGCCATCAACAGCAAATCAGGATACTGTCGCCGACAATAGGCCACTTGCCGGGCCAGCGAGCCGCCGGCGGAACGCGGCTTGTCGGTGGCGTCCATTGCAATCATTGGCGGCCGGGCCGCCATCAGCTCATCAACCTCCCGCTCCGTGGCGGTGATGAACACCTCGCTATCGGGATAATCCCGCTTGATGATAGCGATAACAGGCAGCGCGACCTGCTGTTGGATAGCCACCACATCCGCCAGACCGTTGGCGCGGACTGCCGCCGCTCCCCCCTGTTGTGCCGCCAGCGCCATACGCGCCATTATCGATGCACCGTGCAGCGGCTCCTGCTCCAGCGCCTGGCACGACACCACCAGTTTCCCTTTAATCGTCGTCAGCATAGACTCAGTCATGACGCAATCGCTTCCTCTATTTCATTTTTAATCACCGTGACATGAGGGCCGAATATCACCTGCACCCTATTACCACATTTAATCACACCACGGGCGCCGCTTTGCGTCAGCATCGCTTCATCCACCTCTTGCGGGGACCGCACCGTGACCCGCAAACGGGTCGCACAACAATCCAGCTCTTCAATATTCTCCCGCCCGCCCAGCGCTTTAATAATCGTTTCCGCCCGCTGACTGCTGACCACCGATTCGCTTACGGCAGCCATGTCTTCCCTGCCGGGCGTTTTAAAATCAAAATGGCGAATCAGATAACGGAAGGAGAAGTAGTAAATCAGAAACCAGGGAACGCCCACTACCGGCACCCATAACCAATGGGTTTTCGCCTCGACCTGCAAAACGCCGAACAAGATAAAGTCGATAAAGCCACCGGAGAAAGTTTGGCCAATGGTAATGTGCAGGATATGGGCCAGCATAAACGCCTCGAGCACGACATGCAGCACATACAGCGCCGGAGCGATAAACAGAAATGAAAACTCGATAGGTTCGGTAATGCCGGTCAAAAAGGAGGTGAGCGCCGCCAACAGCAATAACCCGCCCACCCGCTTGCGGTTTTCCGGCCGCGCCGCATGATACATCGCCAGACACGCGCCGAGCAGTCCAAACATCATGGTAATAAAACGCCCGGACATAAAACGCGCCGTACCAATATAATAATGCGGGGTGTTGGGATCCGCCAGCTGCGCGAAAAAGATGCGCTGGGTGCCTTCATAAAGCTGACCGTTTATCACCTCACTGCCGCCAAGCGCCGTAGTCCAGAAGGGCAAATAGAAAATATGATGTAATCCAAACAGCCCAAGCATATGCAGTACAAAGCCATAAATAAACGTACCCAAATATCCGGTGGCATCGACCAGGCCGCCGAGACTGAAAATAATTTTCTGACACCAGGGCCACACAACCATCATCACCGCGCCGACAATAATTGCGGCAAAAGAGCAAACAATCGGCACGAAACGCGAGCCGCCGAAGAAACCGAGGAACTGCGACACGGCATTGCTGCTAATGGAAATTTTCTCGGCGGCTTCGACAACCTGCTTATCCGCATTCAATCTAACAAAAGACCATTTTGGATGCACAGACTCAAAAGAAAGAACGCCCGCGTCAGCCTGTTGGCTGCGGAAATACTCGATAATACTTTGCAGATCATCCTTGATATAATGATCGGCAGACGAAATGATCAGTTCCGCCTCCAAATCCAGCTCATCAACACCCATGAGACAGCTACACACGGCGCCTTTAGTATCACCCTGTAAAGCGTACAATTATGCCCGTCGAATCACTAATAGTCTCTATCAGCGTTTTAAGACCCAGTTCTTTAAGTCTAACCTGT from Sodalis glossinidius str. 'morsitans' includes these protein-coding regions:
- a CDS encoding bifunctional acetate--CoA ligase family protein/GNAT family N-acetyltransferase, giving the protein MSLRGLEALLRPKSIAVVGASDTPGRAGNLMMRNLLDGGFSGPVLPVTPKYPAVCGVLSYPSVAALPLPPDLAVVCTHGRRNVDLLTALGERGCKTAIVLSAPATQFDDLRACAQRFGMRLLGPNSLGLLAPWQDLNASFSPVPIHRGKLAFISQSAAVSNTVLDWAQQRATGFSYFIALGDSIDIYVDDMLDFLARDGKTSAILLHLEHLSDARRFLSAARGAARNKPILVIKSGRTIQAQRLLNYPPGRDAAYDAAIQRAGLLRVRDTHELFSAVETLSHMSPLRGERLMIISNGIAPAALALDELLRRHGRLAEPDDATLAALAHALPATLTPGNPLDLADDATPARYRAALSALLGSKDFDALLIIHAPSAAAPSSETAREVIATLADATRSGPVNLLTNWSGEYSSQQARRLFTEAGVPTYRTPEGAVTAFMHMAEYRRNQRQLMETPALPAGLTVDAAHVHQMIREALDQGITRLETHEVRPIVKAYGIKTLPTWIAADSDDAVRLSEGLGYPVALKLRSADIAHKSDVQGVILALRNAAEVAQAASAMLERAAITYPMARIEGLAVQSMASRAGTQELRISVEQDSVFGPLILLGDGESDWRAGAPVAVALPPLNMALAHHLVLQGLKMGALRNNRPLYPLDLAALSQLLVQVSDLVVNCPEITALNIHPLLACGSDMTALDVSLQLSEYHGDPGARLAIRPYPRQLESVVTLTNGQRCLFRPILPEDEPLLKAFIGLVTREDLYYRYFSEISEFTHEDLAYMTQIDYDREMAFVAVIQQQDREVIIGVTRVIADPDNTDAEFTVLVRSDLKKLGLGRMLLEKMIDYARAHGLQRLTAITMPNNRGMITLARKLGFTVDIQLQDGIVALALALEPATA
- the pssA gene encoding CDP-diacylglycerol--serine O-phosphatidyltransferase gives rise to the protein MLSTSKRSKHQQHLAQLPKIPQTVADVKTLYSPEDFYHALIQAIAGARRRIYLVALYLEQDQGGQRVLEAVYDAKRNDPSLDVAILVDWHRAQRGRIGAAAADTNADWYCRMAQAHPGVDVPVFGVPVNTREALGVLHLKGFIIDAQVIYSGASLNDVYLHQQDKYRYDRYQIIRNPSLADTLLAYIKQQLLTAPAVNRLDNVARPKSLEIKNDTRLFRQTLRETGYRYQGEAGPNELAITPLVGLGKQSPLNKTIHHLLCSTRDTLTLCTPYFNLPALLVRDLIGLLRLGRQVEIIVGDKTANDFYIPEDQQFKIISALPYLYEINLRRFLSRLQRYVDNGQLVVRLWKDDDNSYHLKGVWVDEEWQLLTGNNLNPRAWRLDLENALLIHDPAQALHPQREKELNRIRTHTQVVRHFTELESIADYPVKVRKLIRRLRRIRIDRLISRIL
- a CDS encoding PTS transporter subunit EIIC; the protein is MGVDELDLEAELIISSADHYIKDDLQSIIEYFRSQQADAGVLSFESVHPKWSFVRLNADKQVVEAAEKISISSNAVSQFLGFFGGSRFVPIVCSFAAIIVGAVMMVVWPWCQKIIFSLGGLVDATGYLGTFIYGFVLHMLGLFGLHHIFYLPFWTTALGGSEVINGQLYEGTQRIFFAQLADPNTPHYYIGTARFMSGRFITMMFGLLGACLAMYHAARPENRKRVGGLLLLAALTSFLTGITEPIEFSFLFIAPALYVLHVVLEAFMLAHILHITIGQTFSGGFIDFILFGVLQVEAKTHWLWVPVVGVPWFLIYYFSFRYLIRHFDFKTPGREDMAAVSESVVSSQRAETIIKALGGRENIEELDCCATRLRVTVRSPQEVDEAMLTQSGARGVIKCGNRVQVIFGPHVTVIKNEIEEAIAS